A genome region from Euphorbia lathyris chromosome 4, ddEupLath1.1, whole genome shotgun sequence includes the following:
- the LOC136226270 gene encoding transcription termination factor MTERF8, chloroplastic-like, producing the protein MPPWIRRIPVNFHKFPIFGAISLVSFSTSTPKISIVDYLVNQHNFSPECASKVSSSSSTKYINKPLNADSVLKFLKEAGFSKNHIEAIVQKGPWVLSDNLETRIKPKIMVFQDLRFHSSEFTDIISASPSLLRCSADRLRLSILGLKNVLGPNADICRLFKTSGGRWLLDRDLERSLVPTIEYLKSCGICSLLIDSYVCRAPLIFLSSQEKLKGLVQRVDEMGVERESRMFFQAIRALGSMSRENWELKLKLFRDLGFSEQNILYAFRIYPLAFAVSERKIKEVTQLLFSVEDLGISDIVRYPVTLTFSVEKRLKPRVRVLKALQSKNLLKKKLCGARFCQISDADFINKYVIPYKDEVGDLYVASQGS; encoded by the coding sequence ATGCCTCCCTGGATACGCAGAATACCCGTAAATTTCCATAAGTTTCCAATCTTTGGAGCAATTTCTCTGGTTTCCTTCTCCACTTCAACTCCCAAAATCTCAATAGTTGATTACTTAGTTAATCAGCACAACTTCTCCCCGGAATGCGCTTCAAAGGTTTCGTCATCATCATCTACCAAATACATCAACAAACCCCTAAATGCTGATTCCGTTCTAAAATTCCTTAAGGAAGCTGGCTTTTCTAAGAATCACATAGAAGCTATTGTCCAAAAAGGACCCTGGGTTCTTTCTGATAACCTTGAGACacgtattaagcctaaaatcaTGGTTTTTCAGGACTTGAGATTTCACTCCTCTGAGTTTACTGATATTATATCTGCTTCTCCATCGTTATTGCGCTGCAGTGCTGATAGGCTTCGGCTGTCTATTTTAGGGTTAAAGAATGTTTTGGGACCTAATGCTGATATTTGTAGGCTGTTTAAGACATCTGGGGGTAGATGGCTTCTGGATCGTGATTTAGAAAGGTCACTTGTTCCTACCATAGAGTACTTGAAGAGTTGTGGGATTTGCTCCTTGCTGATTGATTCCTATGTTTGTCGCGCTCCATTGATTTTTCTGTCCAGTCAAGAGAAGCTAAAGGGTTTGGTTCAACGAGTTGATGAGATGGGTGTTGAAAGGGAATCCAGGATGTTTTTTCAAGCTATTAGGGCGCTGGGTTCTATGAGTAGAGAGAACTGGGAGCTGAAGTTGAAACTCTTTAGGGATTTGGGCTTTTCAGAGCAGAATATTTTGTATGCTTTTAGGATATATCCTCTAGCATTTGCTGTATCAGAAAGAAAGATTAAGGAGGTAACACAGCTGTTGTTTAGTGTTGAGGATTTAGGCATCTCTGATATTGTCCGCTACCCGGTGACGCTTACTTTCAGTGTGGAGAAGAGGTTAAAGCCCCGAGTACGAGTGCTTAAGGCCCTTCAGAGCAAGAATTTGCTCAAGAAAAAACTCTGTGGTGCTCGATTTTGTCAGATCAGTGATGCAGATTTTATAAACAAGTATGTGATTCCTTATAAAGATGAAGTAGGAGATTTGTATGTGGCTAGTCAGGGCTCATAG